From one Pseudanabaena sp. FACHB-2040 genomic stretch:
- the amt gene encoding ammonium transporter, whose amino-acid sequence MATSSIDVLWVLVCASLVFLMQAGFLCLEAGSTRSKNNINVAVKNLADFGVSVLCFWLFGYALMFGRTAYGWVGTSALLPDVGQGEVWLVVFFLFQVMFCGTSVTIVSGAVAERMRFSGYMLVTVLLSGLIYPIFGHWAWNGLDLGYSAGWLGEHGFVDFAGSTVVHSVGGWVSLAAVLILGPRIGRFSRKRNRSPIAGYDLPLAVLGTMLLWFGWFGFNGGSVLALNYQVPGILANTLLAGSAGMVTPMLLSLSRGRRLPVPTVINGSLAGLVAITANCHVVHAPEAVLIGAIGSGVMLLCDRTLVALSIDDAVGAIPVHLAAGIWGTLAVALFGDLSLIGTGLSRLGQLQMQMVGVLVAAVWSFGVTYLLLWGLNRCYPLRVSPRQEHIGLNISEHEASNDLVDLFTVMRQQARTGNLRLRAPMDPFTPAGQIAARYNQVIGALEAAIAGTEAIVQNAIEAIVVVSKQSLKVRSANPAVGKIFGLSASQVKGQPITLLAGISQGDSPVSDLEPMRQWLAQASVDGSPYELLGKRRSGGLFPLEATVAEAQTQRDSCYTLILRDITLRKQAEEVLQEAAAKDEKSRQLEQALQELRQAQIQLVHSEKMSSLGQLVAGMAHEINNPINFIYGNLSHAEQYVEDLLTVIDAYSKDCPCSSDRLDHLIKEVDLGYLRQDLPKLLLSMRSGTERITDIIKALRDFSRLGGAELQIVDIHQGIESTLTILNSRLRETNQRPAIAILRQYSALPPVECYASQLNQVFMNLLTNAIDALDEKAAQPLTDAWIPRLKLTTHITPAHTIRIQIADNGVGIPEAVQGRILDPFFTTKPVGKGTGLGMSISYQIVVDRHHGRLKCDSSPGRGTRFLIEIPLGQAVQQGELG is encoded by the coding sequence ATGGCAACAAGCTCGATCGATGTTCTGTGGGTTCTAGTTTGCGCCAGCCTGGTGTTTTTGATGCAGGCGGGCTTTTTATGCTTGGAAGCGGGATCTACCCGCAGTAAAAACAACATTAACGTTGCCGTCAAAAACCTGGCTGATTTTGGCGTATCTGTGCTGTGTTTTTGGCTGTTTGGCTATGCTCTGATGTTTGGCCGCACCGCCTATGGCTGGGTGGGCACCAGTGCCCTACTCCCGGATGTGGGACAGGGCGAGGTGTGGCTGGTGGTGTTTTTTCTATTTCAGGTAATGTTTTGCGGCACCTCGGTGACGATTGTCTCCGGGGCCGTAGCTGAGCGGATGCGTTTCAGCGGCTACATGCTGGTGACCGTGCTGCTGTCGGGTCTGATCTATCCAATCTTTGGCCACTGGGCCTGGAACGGGCTGGATCTGGGGTACTCAGCTGGCTGGCTGGGAGAGCACGGCTTTGTAGACTTTGCCGGATCAACCGTGGTGCATAGCGTGGGCGGCTGGGTTTCTCTAGCCGCTGTGCTGATTTTGGGGCCGCGCATCGGCCGCTTTTCTCGCAAGCGCAACCGCTCTCCGATAGCAGGGTACGACCTGCCGTTGGCGGTGCTGGGCACTATGCTGCTGTGGTTCGGCTGGTTTGGCTTTAATGGCGGCAGTGTGTTGGCGCTCAACTATCAGGTGCCGGGTATTTTGGCCAATACGCTGCTGGCCGGATCGGCTGGCATGGTCACGCCGATGCTGCTAAGCCTATCCCGTGGAAGAAGGTTGCCTGTACCCACTGTCATCAATGGCTCCCTGGCTGGACTGGTGGCGATTACGGCCAACTGCCATGTAGTTCACGCGCCAGAAGCGGTGCTAATTGGCGCTATTGGATCAGGGGTAATGTTGCTGTGCGATCGCACCCTCGTCGCCCTCTCCATTGACGATGCTGTGGGCGCGATTCCAGTCCACCTGGCAGCGGGCATTTGGGGCACGCTGGCAGTGGCTCTGTTTGGCGATCTGAGTCTAATTGGCACCGGCCTGTCTCGCTTGGGCCAGCTCCAAATGCAGATGGTGGGCGTGCTGGTGGCAGCGGTCTGGTCTTTTGGGGTGACCTATCTACTGCTGTGGGGGCTCAACCGCTGTTATCCATTGCGGGTGAGCCCCCGGCAGGAGCACATTGGCCTTAACATCTCTGAGCACGAAGCCAGCAACGATCTAGTCGATTTGTTTACCGTGATGCGGCAGCAAGCCCGCACCGGCAACCTGCGGCTACGGGCACCGATGGACCCCTTTACCCCCGCCGGCCAAATTGCGGCTCGCTATAACCAGGTGATCGGTGCGCTGGAGGCTGCGATCGCAGGCACCGAAGCCATTGTTCAAAACGCGATTGAAGCGATTGTAGTCGTCTCCAAGCAGAGCCTTAAAGTGCGGTCGGCTAACCCAGCAGTCGGCAAAATTTTTGGCCTGTCTGCGAGCCAGGTAAAGGGGCAGCCCATCACCCTGCTAGCCGGGATAAGTCAAGGCGACTCCCCCGTTTCAGATCTAGAGCCTATGCGCCAGTGGCTAGCCCAAGCCAGCGTTGATGGCAGTCCCTACGAGCTGTTGGGCAAGCGCCGCAGCGGCGGCCTGTTTCCGCTAGAGGCTACCGTAGCCGAAGCCCAGACCCAGCGGGATAGCTGCTACACCCTAATTTTGCGAGACATTACCCTGCGCAAGCAGGCCGAGGAAGTTTTGCAGGAAGCCGCCGCTAAAGATGAGAAGTCGCGCCAGCTAGAGCAAGCCCTGCAGGAACTGCGCCAGGCCCAAATTCAGCTAGTCCACAGCGAGAAAATGTCGAGCTTGGGCCAGCTGGTCGCAGGTATGGCCCACGAGATCAACAATCCGATCAACTTTATTTACGGCAACCTCAGTCACGCAGAGCAGTACGTCGAAGATTTGCTAACCGTGATCGATGCCTACAGCAAAGACTGTCCCTGCTCATCCGACCGGCTTGACCACCTGATCAAGGAGGTTGATCTGGGCTATCTGCGCCAAGACTTGCCCAAACTGCTGCTGTCGATGCGTAGCGGCACCGAGCGGATCACTGACATCATCAAAGCTCTGCGCGATTTTTCTAGGTTAGGTGGGGCTGAGCTGCAGATAGTAGACATTCATCAGGGCATCGAGAGCACCCTAACCATTTTGAACAGTCGCCTGCGGGAAACCAACCAGCGACCTGCGATCGCAATTCTGCGCCAATACAGTGCTCTGCCCCCAGTAGAGTGCTACGCCAGCCAACTCAACCAAGTTTTTATGAACCTGCTGACCAACGCCATTGATGCCCTCGATGAAAAAGCAGCTCAGCCCCTGACCGACGCTTGGATACCCCGACTCAAGCTAACCACCCACATTACCCCAGCCCACACCATTCGCATTCAGATAGCCGACAATGGCGTGGGCATCCCAGAGGCCGTACAGGGGCGCATCCTAGACCCCTTCTTTACCACTAAGCCCGTGGGCAAAGGCACCGGCCTAGGCATGTCAATCAGCTACCAGATCGTAGTAGACCGACACCACGGCAGACTCAAGTGTGACTCCAGCCCGGGCCGAGGTACCCGTTTTCTAATTGAGATTCCCCTGGGGCAGGCTGTCCAGCAGGGAGAACTGGGCTAA
- a CDS encoding ABC transporter permease, whose translation MSHDAPELIIEAGRTEAQYWRDLWRYRELFYFLAWRDILVRYKQTAVGVAWALIRPFLTMVVFSVVFGRLADLPSEGDAPYPILVFSAMLPWQFFANALSECSNSLISNANLISKVYFPRLVVPTSAVIVSFVDFLISGIILLGLMAYYNAAPSWRILSLPLFVLVAFAAAMGGGLWLAALNVQYRDFRYVVPFLVQFGLYISPVGFSSSIVPERWRLLYSLNPMVGVIDGFRWAIIGGEVQLYWPGFLLSLLLVVGLLVTGILYFRRMERTFADVI comes from the coding sequence ATGTCCCACGACGCTCCCGAACTGATCATTGAAGCGGGCCGCACCGAGGCCCAATATTGGCGCGACCTCTGGCGCTACCGAGAGCTGTTTTACTTTCTGGCCTGGCGAGACATTTTGGTGCGCTACAAACAGACTGCCGTAGGCGTTGCTTGGGCCCTGATTCGGCCTTTTCTAACGATGGTGGTGTTTTCGGTGGTGTTTGGTCGGTTGGCCGACCTGCCGTCTGAAGGCGATGCGCCTTACCCAATTCTGGTCTTCTCAGCAATGCTGCCCTGGCAATTTTTTGCCAACGCCCTAAGCGAGTGCAGCAACAGCCTGATCAGCAACGCCAACCTGATCTCTAAAGTCTATTTTCCCCGGCTAGTAGTGCCTACCAGTGCAGTAATCGTCAGTTTCGTAGACTTCCTGATTTCAGGCATTATTTTGCTGGGGCTGATGGCCTATTACAATGCAGCACCTTCTTGGCGAATATTGTCGCTGCCACTGTTTGTGCTGGTGGCGTTTGCCGCCGCGATGGGGGGCGGTCTGTGGCTGGCAGCCCTCAACGTGCAGTACCGTGACTTTCGCTATGTGGTGCCGTTTCTAGTACAGTTTGGCCTCTACATCTCGCCGGTTGGCTTTAGCAGCAGCATTGTGCCCGAGCGCTGGCGACTGCTGTATTCGCTTAACCCCATGGTGGGGGTGATCGATGGCTTTCGCTGGGCAATTATTGGCGGCGAGGTGCAGCTCTATTGGCCTGGTTTTTTGCTGTCGCTACTGCTGGTAGTGGGGCTGCTGGTAACAGGCATTCTCTATTTCCGCCGCATGGAACGCACTTTTGCTGACGTGATTTAG
- a CDS encoding GDP-mannose 4,6-dehydratase, which produces MKKALICGISGQDGAYLAKLLLDKGYTVCGTSRDAQMSSFRNLVQLGIRDQVKLESMATTDFRSVLQVVSKFDPDEIYNLAGQSSVGLSFEQPVETLESMATATLNLLEVIRFVAKPIRFYNAGSSECFGNTHGEPADENTPFRPRSPYGVAKAAAFWEVANYREAYGLFACSGILYNHESPLRPERFVTQKIVTTACRIAAGSKETLRLGNIDIERDWGWAPEYVEAMWRMLQQAVADDYVIATGASYKLKTFIEEAFAAVGLNWQEHIMIDQSLFRPSEIARGQGNPAKAQQQLGWQAQFQMPDVARMMVEVKRAALSVSSN; this is translated from the coding sequence ATGAAAAAAGCACTAATCTGCGGAATCTCTGGTCAGGATGGAGCCTACCTGGCAAAACTGCTGCTAGACAAAGGCTATACCGTCTGCGGCACCTCACGAGACGCGCAGATGTCGTCTTTTAGAAACCTGGTGCAGTTGGGCATTCGCGATCAGGTCAAGCTGGAGTCAATGGCGACAACAGACTTTCGCAGCGTGCTCCAGGTAGTGAGCAAGTTTGACCCTGATGAGATCTACAACCTAGCAGGTCAAAGTTCGGTAGGCCTGTCTTTTGAGCAGCCAGTGGAGACGCTCGAGAGCATGGCGACCGCTACCCTCAATCTGCTGGAGGTGATTCGCTTTGTGGCCAAGCCCATTCGGTTTTACAATGCCGGGTCAAGTGAGTGCTTTGGCAACACCCATGGCGAACCCGCCGATGAAAACACGCCCTTTCGGCCCCGCAGCCCTTACGGGGTAGCTAAAGCCGCTGCCTTTTGGGAAGTAGCGAACTATCGTGAAGCCTATGGCCTATTTGCCTGCTCCGGCATTCTATATAACCATGAGTCGCCGCTGCGGCCCGAGCGGTTTGTCACGCAAAAGATTGTGACCACCGCCTGCCGTATTGCTGCAGGCAGCAAAGAGACTCTGCGGCTGGGTAATATCGACATCGAGCGCGACTGGGGCTGGGCTCCAGAATATGTCGAAGCCATGTGGCGCATGCTGCAGCAAGCTGTAGCCGATGACTATGTGATTGCTACGGGCGCATCATACAAGCTGAAGACATTCATAGAAGAGGCGTTTGCAGCGGTCGGGTTGAACTGGCAAGAACATATCATGATCGACCAGAGCCTATTTCGCCCCTCAGAAATTGCCCGAGGTCAGGGCAACCCAGCCAAAGCTCAACAGCAACTCGGCTGGCAGGCCCAGTTTCAAATGCCAGACGTGGCTCGGATGATGGTCGAGGTCAAACGAGCAGCCCTCAGCGTATCCTCAAATTAA
- a CDS encoding ABC transporter ATP-binding protein, whose translation MSDTVIRVENLGKKYVLGQQQQGAYRYTALRDVISDRIKSLRRSFRKPRQHQPKETQEDFWALKDVSFEVKQGEVIGIIGRNGAGKSTLLKILSRITEPTKGRIHLKGRVASLLEVGTGFHPELTGRENIFLNGAILGMSKAEINRKFDEIVEFAEISQFLDTPVKRYSSGMYVRLAFAVAAHLEPEILVIDEVLAVGDANFQKKCLGKMGDIAKQDGRTVLFVSHNMAAVENLCQKGLYLQKGSVQFIGDKSDAITKYIASSCETQTSLADRKDRQGSGEITVVGFAIKDIEGNSLEVVRSGQDIDIYLYYESRSSARFNRVITSLAVKTQLDSPVFLQHNRLTQKEFGILPQRGAFVCRINRLPLSSSSYLVTYSLIVDGSYLDGINNAFQLTVIDGNFFNSGEVPPIAHGVCLVDGSWRLEEAAAPGAELRLQESL comes from the coding sequence ATGTCTGACACGGTCATCCGCGTCGAGAATTTAGGAAAGAAATACGTTCTTGGCCAGCAACAACAAGGTGCTTATCGCTACACTGCCTTACGGGATGTGATTAGCGATCGCATTAAGTCTCTAAGACGCAGTTTCCGCAAACCCCGACAGCATCAGCCCAAGGAAACCCAAGAAGATTTCTGGGCACTCAAAGATGTCTCCTTTGAGGTTAAGCAGGGCGAAGTTATTGGTATTATCGGCCGCAATGGGGCTGGCAAATCTACTCTGCTAAAGATCCTTAGCCGCATTACCGAGCCGACTAAGGGCCGAATTCATTTGAAAGGACGGGTCGCCAGCCTTCTAGAAGTTGGCACGGGCTTTCACCCAGAGCTTACGGGACGAGAAAACATTTTTCTCAATGGAGCAATCCTGGGCATGAGCAAAGCAGAAATCAACCGCAAGTTCGATGAAATCGTTGAATTTGCCGAGATTAGTCAATTCTTAGATACCCCAGTAAAACGGTACTCCTCAGGCATGTATGTGAGGCTAGCCTTTGCTGTTGCCGCCCATCTAGAGCCAGAAATTCTAGTTATTGACGAAGTCTTAGCTGTGGGAGATGCCAACTTCCAAAAGAAGTGCTTGGGCAAGATGGGAGATATTGCAAAACAGGACGGTAGAACTGTTTTGTTTGTTAGTCACAATATGGCTGCTGTAGAAAACCTCTGCCAAAAAGGACTCTACCTACAAAAAGGCAGTGTTCAATTTATTGGTGATAAGTCTGACGCAATCACTAAATACATTGCTAGTTCTTGTGAAACCCAAACATCACTAGCAGACCGTAAAGACCGTCAAGGTTCAGGTGAAATTACTGTTGTCGGCTTTGCCATTAAGGACATCGAAGGAAACAGTCTTGAAGTTGTTCGATCAGGGCAGGATATTGACATTTATCTCTACTACGAATCTCGCAGCAGCGCCAGATTTAACAGAGTTATTACCAGTCTCGCAGTTAAAACTCAGCTAGACTCTCCAGTTTTTCTGCAGCACAATCGCTTAACCCAGAAAGAATTTGGCATCCTTCCTCAAAGAGGGGCATTCGTTTGTCGAATTAACAGGCTGCCTTTATCCTCCTCTAGCTATCTAGTCACCTATTCCTTAATCGTAGACGGTAGCTATTTGGATGGTATTAACAATGCCTTTCAGCTAACGGTTATTGATGGTAATTTCTTTAACTCTGGAGAGGTTCCTCCAATTGCTCACGGTGTTTGTCTAGTAGATGGCAGCTGGAGATTAGAAGAGGCAGCTGCCCCAGGTGCAGAACTAAGGCTCCAGGAAAGCTTATGA
- a CDS encoding FkbM family methyltransferase yields MTDQAIKQLKGLYHLLKGKRRYTPPEEVVKAELIFYIKYLQEGMTVFDVGSNLGELTLLFSSLIGHTGKVHCFEASSSVFSKFESFWKTLGRPQIIPNNLAVSDIDGYLSLNVYDDEHSGWNSLANRPLEKYGINIKPIHTETVKSTTVDSYCKEHGIESIDLLKVDVEGAEYQVLLGAVEMLKEKRIKRCTFEFGGTTFDMGNHPDQIQNYLDEVGYRIRNVVPRDPIFPGRRSALDAQFSMLVAVPKI; encoded by the coding sequence ATGACAGATCAAGCCATCAAACAGCTTAAAGGGTTGTATCACCTTCTCAAGGGTAAACGCCGCTACACACCTCCAGAAGAGGTAGTAAAAGCTGAGCTAATTTTCTACATTAAGTATCTCCAGGAAGGCATGACCGTCTTTGATGTTGGCTCAAACCTTGGGGAACTCACTCTACTTTTCTCGAGCCTCATTGGCCACACCGGCAAAGTTCACTGTTTTGAGGCTAGCTCTTCAGTCTTTTCGAAATTTGAATCCTTTTGGAAAACTTTAGGGCGTCCTCAAATCATTCCTAATAACTTAGCTGTGTCAGACATAGACGGCTACCTCTCACTCAACGTGTACGACGATGAGCACTCAGGATGGAACTCTTTAGCCAATCGCCCCCTCGAAAAGTACGGTATTAATATCAAGCCTATTCACACCGAAACCGTAAAATCTACAACGGTAGACAGCTACTGTAAAGAGCACGGCATTGAGAGCATTGATTTGCTGAAGGTTGACGTAGAGGGAGCCGAGTACCAAGTACTTCTCGGAGCTGTCGAGATGCTGAAAGAGAAGCGGATTAAACGCTGCACGTTTGAGTTTGGGGGAACAACCTTTGATATGGGAAACCATCCCGATCAAATCCAGAACTACCTAGATGAAGTTGGCTATAGAATCAGAAACGTTGTTCCGAGAGATCCAATCTTCCCTGGCCGCAGAAGTGCCTTAGATGCCCAGTTTTCTATGCTTGTCGCAGTACCTAAAATATGA
- a CDS encoding DUF268 domain-containing protein, translated as MIQEVVWMARHLKRKNALGDMLRSSAKTLSAWQSFWKDYAQYKKIAGDQQPLVDNLYPCLGDNTGETLIEPVYFYQDTWAFEKIMEQQPASHVDVGSHHMFVAFLSKILPLTMVDIRPLSLKLEGLNFREGSILALPFADQSVESLSSLCVVEHIGLGRYGDPLDPNGTEKALAELKRVLKPNGDLYLSLPLDDENKVFFNAHRAFQEEYLKKVFKPLEVVESRYIYGNNLLDYQPKGFGVGLYHLRLSDA; from the coding sequence ATGATTCAAGAAGTTGTATGGATGGCCCGTCACTTAAAGCGAAAGAACGCTTTGGGCGATATGCTGCGATCTTCAGCTAAAACCCTATCGGCCTGGCAGAGCTTTTGGAAAGATTACGCTCAGTATAAAAAGATAGCGGGTGACCAGCAGCCGTTAGTGGATAACCTCTATCCCTGCTTGGGAGACAACACTGGGGAAACCCTCATAGAGCCTGTGTACTTTTACCAGGATACCTGGGCATTCGAGAAGATTATGGAGCAGCAGCCGGCTAGCCATGTGGATGTGGGTTCCCATCACATGTTTGTAGCCTTTCTCTCCAAAATCCTGCCCTTGACGATGGTGGATATTCGGCCACTGTCGCTCAAGCTGGAGGGGCTTAACTTTCGAGAGGGCAGCATCTTAGCCCTACCCTTTGCCGATCAAAGCGTTGAGTCTCTATCGAGTCTTTGTGTGGTTGAGCATATTGGGTTGGGGCGATATGGCGACCCGCTCGACCCAAATGGCACTGAAAAAGCCCTAGCCGAATTAAAGCGGGTGCTCAAACCCAACGGCGACCTCTACCTATCGTTACCGCTTGACGATGAGAACAAGGTATTTTTTAATGCCCACCGTGCTTTTCAAGAGGAGTATCTCAAGAAAGTTTTCAAGCCATTAGAAGTTGTCGAGAGCAGGTACATCTACGGCAACAACTTGCTCGACTACCAGCCTAAGGGGTTTGGCGTTGGACTGTACCACCTCAGATTATCAGACGCTTAA
- the asnB gene encoding asparagine synthase (glutamine-hydrolyzing), producing MCGIVGILNRYEAQSSSLHTSLRCLHHRGPDDRGAWQDEYLQLGHTRLSILDLSPLGHQPMASEDGRYCISFNGEIYNYLELKQELTTLGHSFNGHSDTEVLLASFAQWSTACLDHLRGMFAFAIWDKETQNLFLGRDRFGEKPLYYWYDKEAFYFASELKALLPLLPTVPELDPVSIDLYFHYQYVPEPRTPLKGIHKLPAAHYLQISREDWKFTPQCYWSLENIPPVTGDPATLIRQELEKSIELVLRSDVPIGVALSGGIDSSAIAALAAPKYRDTLQTFSVGYPGRPAYDERNQAEALAKSLKLPFHDIELTTEALVDFFPSLVAAVDEPIADIAAYGHYSGMQLAASQGVKVMLSGVGGDELFWGYSWVARAARISELKDHYLQAPTWKAQGIRTLRKLAQHPLYQKLGQSKKVPIPIQSWFRPGIDLSQMTLSPPDRAVFYELSPDFVEALTYRPHLFTQSLWEHIPLDNPYCLFPLSPPTTLDIPNQISQTLFQTWLVSNCLSLGDRVSMACSIETRLPLLDKELAELVIGLRKNQPDHCLPAKAWLKSALKGILPNEVLDRPKRGFQPPVQEWMHAVVRENLETLTTGHLVELNILSKSFVQALRDEFSNKGRHTFMLYKAVVLEIWYRQIVLSSQSAVRI from the coding sequence ATGTGTGGAATTGTAGGTATCCTAAACCGATATGAGGCTCAAAGCAGCAGCCTACATACCAGTCTTCGTTGTCTACATCACCGAGGTCCCGATGATCGGGGAGCCTGGCAAGACGAGTACCTTCAGTTAGGCCATACGCGTCTCTCTATCTTGGATCTAAGTCCATTGGGACACCAGCCTATGGCTTCTGAAGATGGGCGCTACTGCATTTCATTTAATGGTGAAATCTATAACTATCTTGAACTCAAGCAGGAACTGACTACGCTGGGCCATAGCTTTAATGGACACTCCGATACAGAAGTTTTGTTAGCTTCTTTTGCCCAATGGAGCACTGCTTGTCTAGATCACCTCAGAGGCATGTTTGCATTTGCTATCTGGGATAAGGAGACCCAAAACCTGTTTTTAGGACGAGATCGCTTTGGTGAAAAGCCGCTCTACTACTGGTATGACAAAGAGGCTTTTTATTTTGCCTCTGAACTCAAAGCGCTGTTGCCCTTGCTGCCAACAGTGCCAGAGCTAGATCCAGTCTCAATCGATCTGTATTTTCACTATCAGTACGTGCCTGAGCCCCGTACTCCGTTGAAGGGAATTCACAAGCTTCCGGCTGCTCACTACTTGCAAATTTCCCGCGAGGACTGGAAATTTACACCTCAGTGCTACTGGTCCCTAGAGAACATTCCTCCAGTGACAGGTGATCCTGCCACTCTAATTCGTCAGGAGTTGGAAAAATCTATTGAGCTGGTACTGAGATCGGATGTACCAATTGGGGTAGCGCTAAGCGGCGGTATTGATTCGAGTGCGATCGCAGCTTTGGCCGCCCCCAAATACCGAGATACTTTACAAACATTTAGCGTCGGCTACCCTGGTCGCCCAGCCTACGACGAGCGGAACCAGGCTGAGGCTTTGGCTAAGTCCCTCAAGTTGCCTTTTCACGATATTGAGCTAACAACCGAAGCCCTAGTCGATTTTTTTCCCAGTCTAGTTGCGGCTGTAGATGAGCCGATTGCTGACATTGCTGCCTATGGCCACTATTCAGGAATGCAGCTAGCTGCGAGCCAAGGCGTTAAAGTCATGCTCAGTGGCGTAGGGGGTGATGAGTTGTTTTGGGGCTACTCCTGGGTAGCCCGTGCTGCCCGCATCAGTGAATTAAAAGATCACTACCTTCAAGCTCCTACGTGGAAAGCGCAGGGAATTAGAACATTACGGAAACTAGCTCAGCACCCTCTCTACCAAAAATTGGGACAGAGCAAAAAGGTGCCTATCCCTATCCAAAGTTGGTTTCGGCCAGGGATTGACCTTAGCCAAATGACCCTCTCTCCTCCGGATCGAGCTGTTTTTTACGAGCTTTCTCCCGATTTTGTTGAGGCGCTAACGTACCGGCCTCACTTATTCACTCAGTCCCTGTGGGAGCACATCCCCTTAGATAATCCCTACTGCCTCTTTCCACTGAGCCCACCTACAACCCTAGACATTCCTAACCAAATCTCTCAAACACTCTTTCAAACCTGGCTAGTTTCAAATTGTTTGTCTCTTGGAGACCGGGTAAGCATGGCCTGCTCCATCGAAACTCGTCTACCGCTATTGGATAAAGAACTTGCTGAGCTAGTAATCGGCTTACGCAAAAATCAGCCCGATCACTGCCTGCCTGCGAAAGCCTGGTTAAAGTCAGCACTCAAGGGGATACTACCTAATGAAGTATTAGATCGGCCTAAGCGTGGATTTCAACCCCCTGTACAGGAGTGGATGCATGCAGTCGTACGGGAAAATTTGGAGACTCTAACGACAGGACACTTGGTAGAGCTAAACATCCTTTCAAAAAGCTTTGTTCAAGCACTAAGAGATGAATTTTCCAACAAGGGTAGGCACACATTTATGCTCTATAAAGCTGTCGTTTTAGAAATTTGGTACAGACAAATCGTTCTAAGCAGCCAATCGGCTGTTCGTATTTGA
- a CDS encoding glycosyltransferase family 2 protein, producing the protein MPCSTPVIFLIFRRPELTARVFEQIRAAQPSKLFVVADGPRNEVERVLCDRTRAVTEQINWDCEVFRNYSEENLGCCRRVTSGLTWAFEQVEEAIILEDDCLPHLDFFSFCQTLLSYYRDDKRVWVISGNNFQDGRWHGDGNYYFSKYNHCWGWATWQRAWQHWELNSKKWVEFRDAGLMHSICESYYETIYWTEIFNALFLEEKFNSWAYPWMFTCWVQSGLTALPNVNLVSNLGFEADATHTRRDSHLANLSTERLGGIKHPTFVMQDKSADLYTFNHYYQPPQGKLNLLLKKLRSRASFLGMIAK; encoded by the coding sequence ATGCCCTGCTCAACCCCTGTTATCTTTCTTATATTTCGTCGTCCCGAGCTAACTGCCCGCGTCTTTGAACAAATTAGAGCAGCTCAGCCCAGTAAATTATTTGTTGTAGCAGATGGTCCACGCAACGAAGTAGAGCGGGTATTGTGTGATCGAACTCGAGCCGTTACAGAGCAGATAAATTGGGACTGCGAAGTCTTTCGAAATTATTCTGAGGAAAACCTAGGCTGCTGCAGAAGAGTTACCTCAGGGTTGACCTGGGCTTTTGAGCAGGTTGAGGAAGCCATTATTTTAGAGGACGATTGTCTGCCCCATCTCGATTTTTTTAGTTTTTGCCAGACCTTACTAAGTTACTACCGCGATGATAAAAGAGTTTGGGTGATCAGCGGCAATAATTTTCAAGATGGAAGATGGCATGGGGATGGCAATTATTACTTCTCCAAATACAATCACTGCTGGGGCTGGGCAACCTGGCAGAGAGCTTGGCAGCATTGGGAGTTGAATTCTAAGAAGTGGGTTGAGTTTCGAGATGCAGGATTAATGCACTCTATTTGCGAAAGTTATTACGAAACTATCTACTGGACAGAGATTTTTAATGCTCTCTTTCTAGAGGAAAAGTTCAATTCTTGGGCCTATCCCTGGATGTTTACGTGTTGGGTACAAAGCGGGCTAACGGCACTACCTAATGTTAATTTAGTCTCTAACCTTGGATTTGAAGCAGATGCTACACATACACGGAGGGACAGCCATCTGGCCAATCTCTCAACCGAAAGACTAGGTGGAATAAAGCATCCCACCTTTGTGATGCAGGATAAGAGCGCAGACTTATACACCTTCAACCATTATTATCAGCCGCCCCAAGGGAAACTAAATCTTCTTCTAAAGAAGCTTAGATCTCGAGCATCATTCTTGGGAATGATAGCAAAATAA
- a CDS encoding acyltransferase, whose translation MVIALDIVSKILHKMADKLDEITKQVSKGVRVPASAKLNVGGLKLKSGCQLTVGEQSQVLASIIFDKENASISIGHRSFVNGVLIAAQSIDVGNDVLISWNVTVVDHDSHSIVFSQRSQDAVDWLTSKKDWTPVKIAPVKICDKAWVGFNSIILKGITIGEGAVIGAGSVVTKDIPAWTVAAGNPARVIREMSEDER comes from the coding sequence ATGGTTATAGCCCTGGATATAGTTAGCAAAATTCTGCATAAAATGGCAGATAAGCTAGATGAAATCACTAAGCAAGTTTCTAAAGGAGTCAGGGTGCCCGCTTCTGCAAAGCTTAATGTAGGCGGTCTCAAGCTGAAATCAGGTTGCCAGCTCACAGTCGGGGAGCAGAGTCAGGTACTTGCTAGCATTATTTTCGATAAAGAGAATGCCAGCATATCAATTGGACACCGCTCTTTTGTTAATGGAGTTCTCATTGCAGCACAATCTATAGATGTTGGAAACGATGTTTTGATCTCTTGGAATGTCACTGTTGTTGATCATGACTCCCATTCGATCGTATTTTCTCAACGCTCTCAAGATGCAGTAGATTGGTTGACCTCGAAGAAAGATTGGACGCCTGTCAAAATTGCTCCTGTCAAAATTTGTGACAAAGCCTGGGTTGGCTTTAACTCGATTATTCTTAAAGGAATCACTATTGGAGAAGGAGCTGTCATTGGGGCAGGTTCAGTAGTCACAAAAGACATACCTGCCTGGACAGTCGCTGCAGGCAATCCGGCGCGAGTGATTCGGGAGATGTCAGAAGATGAGCGATAG